A window of the Hordeum vulgare subsp. vulgare chromosome 5H, MorexV3_pseudomolecules_assembly, whole genome shotgun sequence genome harbors these coding sequences:
- the LOC123451760 gene encoding pentatricopeptide repeat-containing protein At3g23020-like gives MLSPCDRFLHRAPAPPPPLIPQSNLAPSVPGASRRDKGLALQSNAVSAPPARTAETCPNAVVVPLTVAGTTGQRANAQRGKGRGRLAGYGGSIPAMLEALERVRNVGEALWPWRDTLSSRERTIILKEQKDWKRVVEIFDWFRRQRRHEVNVIHYNVVLCAVGRAKKWDLVAGLWHQMHSSGMAPDNATYGTLIDVYCKGGRETAALLWLGDMCKRGLVPDEVTMSTVLHAHKKAGEYEKAEIFFQRWSSESDTRLDGHLCYSLYTYNTLIDTYGKAGQLEKVSDMFNQMLREGVAPSIITFNTLIHIWGKHRKMEQVASLVRMMEEFQCLPDTRTYNTLISLYRESNEIDVAEHYFCKMKAEKLVPDVVSCRTLLYGYCTRGMVSKAEDLVKEMDESGLVIDEYTQSALTRMYVNAGMLEQSWCWFERFCNQMDSECFSANIDAFGKKGYINLAEKAFMCCLERKMLSVSVCNVMIKAYGLAEKLDEACEIAAGMERYGVLPDYLTYSSLIQLLSTAKLPEKALYYLRKMQAAKMPIDCVPYSVVISSFTKNGNLHMVECLFSEMVTLGVHTDSYVYSILIDTYAEVGNVQQAAAFFGLVTKAGLCDSASIYNSLIKLYTKAGYLAEAQKTYKLLKSLDTDTNLYASNCMIGLYSDHCMVNEARELFENLKITGSANEFSYAMMVCLYKKVARYDEAHRISKEMQALGLLTQALSYNSVIQMYVSGGKMEEAVKIFQKMLASSTPPNDVTFKALKPILVKEGVANIEIAKLESLRRCNTQDCLNQWYRALALVVRSDGTTSRRTMGHSCTRIHSFYIDSF, from the coding sequence ATGCTGAGCCCGTGCGACCGGTTCCTCCACCGTgctcccgcgccgccgccgccgctgattCCGCAGTCGAACCTCGCGCCCTCGGTGCCCGGCGCCAGCCGCAGGGACAAAGGCCTCGCGCTCCAGAGCAACGCGGTCTCCGCGCCGCCGGCGAGAACCGCCGAGACTTGCCCCAACGCGGTGGTGGTTCCACTcaccgtcgccggcaccaccggacAGAGGGCTAATGCGCAAAGGGGGAAGGGCAGGGGCAGGTTGGCCGGCTACGGCGGGTCCATCCCGGCGATGCTGGAAGCGCTGGAGCGCGTCCGGAACGTCGGGGAGGCGTTGTGGCCGTGGAGGGACACGCTGAGCAGCCGGGAGAGGACCATCATCCTCAAGGAGCAGAAGGACTGGAAGCGGGTGGTCGAGATTTTCGACTGGTTCCGCCGGCAGAGGCGCCACGAGGTCAATGTGATCCACTACAATGTCGTGCTCTGCGCGGTCGGGCGGGCGAAGAaatgggacctcgtcgccggcctgtGGCACCAGATGCATTCCAGCGGCATGGCGCCGGATAACGCGACGTACGGTACGCTGATCGATGTGTACTGCAAAGGAGGCAGAGAGACGGCGGCGTTGCTGTGGCTCGGGGACATGTGCAAGCGCGGCTTGGTGCCTGACGAGGTCACCATGAGCACTGTCCTTCATGCGCATAAGAAGGCTGGAGAGTATGAGAAGGCAGAGATTTTCTTTCAAAGATGGTCGTCTGAATCAGATACAAGGTTGGACGGACATCTTTGCTATAGCTTGTATACCTACAACACCTTGATTGATACTTATGGAAAGGCTGGGCAGCTTGAGAAAGTGTCAGACATGTTCAACCAAATGTTGAGGGAAGGTGTCGCGCCGAGCATTATTACATTCAACACGCTGATTCATATCTGGGGTAAACACCGTAAGATGGAGCAGGTGGCTTCTTTGGTGAGGATGATGGAGGAGTTTCAGTGCCTTCCTGACACCAGGACATACAATACACTGATCTCACTATACAGAGAAAGCAATGAAATTGATGTTGCAGAGCACTACTTCTGTAAGATGAAAGCTGAAAAATTGGTGCCGGATGTTGTGAGCTGCCGCACACTATTGTATGGGTACTGTACCAGGGGAATGGTCAGTAAAGCAGAAGACCTTGTTAAAGAAATGGACGAGAGTGGCCTGGTGATCGATGAATACACGCAGTCAGCTTTAACGAGGATGTATGTAAATGCTGGGATGCTTGAGCAGTCTTGGTGTTGGTTTGAGAGGTTCTGTAATCAGATGGACTCCGAGTGCTTTTCTGCAAATATTGATGCATTTGGGAAGAAAGGGTACATAAACCTTGCAGAAAAGGCTTTTATGTGTTGCCTGGAGAGGAAGATGCTTAGCGTTTCTGTGTGCAATGTTATGATCAAAGCATATGGGTTAGCAGAGAAGCTTGATGAGGCCTGTGAGATAGCCGCTGGCATGGAGAGGTACGGTGTACTACCTGATTACTTGACTTACAGTTCTCTCATTCAACTCCTGTCAACTGCTAAACTGCCAGAGAAAGCTCTGTACTACTTGAGAAAGATGCAAGCAGCTAAAATGCCGATTGACTGTGTTCCATACTCTGTGGTGATTAGCAGCTTTACTAAGAATGGGAATTTGCACATGGTTGAATGCCTATTTAGTGAAATGGTCACTTTGGGGGTCCACACGGATTCATATGTTTACTCTATCTTAATTGATACATATGCTGAAGTTGGAAATGTCCAGCAAGCTGCAGCATTTTTTGGTTTAGTGACAAAGGCTGGTTTGTGTGACAGTGCTTCAATCTACAATTCTTTGATCAAACTCTACACCAAAGCAGGGTATCTGGCAGAGGCccaaaaaacatacaagcttctgaAATCATTAGATACTGACACCAATCTTTATGCATCCAACTGCATGATTGGCCTCTACAGTGATCATTGTATGGTGAACGAAGCACGTGAGCTTTTTGAGAATTTGAAGATTACGGGAAGTGCAAATGAATTTTCATATGCGATGATGGTGTGCTTGTACAAGAAAGTTGCTCGCTATGATGAAGCTCACAGGATCTCCAAGGAAATGCAAGCTTTAGGGCTTCTAACTCAAGCATTAAGTTATAATTCTGTGATTCAGATGTACGTATCTGGTGGGAAAATGGAAGAGGCTGTGAAAATATTTCAGAAGATGTTGGCATCAAGCACACCACCAAACGATGTAACTTTCAAGGCACTAAAACCAATTCTAGTGAAAGAAGGAGTTGCAAATATTGAGATTGCAAAATTAGAGTCTCTCAGAAGGTGTAACACTCAAGATTGCTTGAATCAGTGGTACAGGGCACTAGCTCTGGTTGTAAGATCAGATGGGACTACCTCTCGACGTACTATGGGTCACTCTTGTACAAGGATACATTCTTTTTACATTGACAGTTTCTAG
- the LOC123397061 gene encoding uncharacterized protein LOC123397061 — MRPPALVDDAMREVFTRLPADDPRSLVHAAAVCRSWRGILTDPGFARGYRAFHGAAPMLGFLHNAYCAPNRFVPTSTFRRWGSQDRRGCHVLDSRHGIVLLYSPAYDVPFHACDLVTNNWWEIEADPKCHDLMHWWPHFYNDRGIHFTATVLCAKDRCRCDHLDCHGGPFLLALVGSADKGGIALATAYSSETCQWSDKISLQSPGLQIDNEGHTAVVGNKVYVPSYDCDSVVEYNIREQQLSVIKVPEILGQGYLDLIGAEDGMLLFASVLKPRLYLWSMEAGPRGAAAWARRRVVELEPLLPHRALLDMSDSDVWAAGFAEGVSVIFLRTPAGLYTIELNSGRVNKVGESRIEKVMPYTSFCTRAWRRVLASDEASPPLVGASILFSLRKTLKMSSGG; from the exons ATGAGGCCCCCTGCGCTGGTCGACGACGCCATGCGCGAGGTCTTCACGCGCCTGCCGGCGGACGACCCCAGGAGCCTCGTCCACGCCGCCGCGGTCTGCAGGAGCTGGCGCGGCATCCTCACCGACCCCGGCTTCGCCCGCGGCTACCGCGCGTTCCACGGGGCGGCGCCCATGCTGGGCTTCCTCCACAACGCATACTGCGCCCCCAACCGCTTCGTCCCCACTTCGACCTTCCGCCGGTGGGGGTCCCAGGACCGACGAGGTTGCCACGTTCTCGACTCCCGGCATGGCATCGTCCTCCTCTACTCCCCTGCGTACGACGTCCCCTTTCATGCCTGCGACCTCGTCACCAACAATTGGTGGGAAATTGAGGCCGACCCCAAGTGCCACGACCTCATGCACTGGTGGCCGCACTTCTACAATGACCGAGGCATACACTTTACTGCCACGGTGCTCTGCGCCAAAGACCGGTGTCGGTGTGACCACCTCGACTGCCATGGCGGCCCTTTCCTCTTGGCCTTGGTGGGCTCTGCGGATAAAGGAGGCATCGCACTCGCCACTGCCTACTCGTCGGAGACTTGTCAGTGGAGCGACAAGATCTCTCTTCAGAGCCCGGGTTTGCAAATCGATAATGAAGGGCACACTGCTGTGGTGGGAAATAAGGTCTATGTCCCCAGTTATGATTGTGACAGTGTTGTGGAGTACAACATCCGTGAGCAACAACTGTCTGTGATCAAGGTGCCAGAGATCCTGGGCCAGGGATACCTTGACCTCATAGGTGCGGAGGACGGCATGCTGCTGTTTGCGTCCGTGCTCAAGCCTAGACTCTATCTATGGTCAATGGAAGCTGGTCCTAGAGGAGCTGCGGCATGGGCACGACGCAGGGTCGTCGAGCTCGAGCCATTGCTCCCTCATCGTGCCCTCTTGGACATGTCGGACTCGGACGTGTGGGCGGCTGGTTTTGCGGAAGGAGTTAGCGTCATCTTCCTCAGAACACCGGCTGGGTTGTACACAATTGAGCTTAATTCAGGCCGAGTCAACAAGGTGGGTGAATCGAGAATTGAAAAGGTCATGCCCTACACGAGCTTCTGCACTCGAG CATGGCGCCGGGTGCTGGCCTCTGATGAAGCCTCACCCCCGCTTGTCGGTGCCAGTATACTTTTTTCTCTCAggaagactttgaagatgagcTCCGGTGGGTAG